Proteins encoded together in one Sesamum indicum cultivar Zhongzhi No. 13 unplaced genomic scaffold, S_indicum_v1.0 scaffold00197, whole genome shotgun sequence window:
- the LOC105179740 gene encoding uncharacterized protein LOC105179740, whose amino-acid sequence MGATEFEGTLDPEIAERWWEKVEDVMNLVDCTPENRLKHVVSLFVGNALFWWRSVKRGYEPREITWAEFQKEFDDKYRPKMYRDKKRMEFLNLVQGDDQTVAEYELRFAALAKYAPEAIATQEDRCYRFEQGLRPEIRRGLVVRITNFKTLVESAVRMEEAVMEDKKKGEEKRKSRYTMGESSRLTKRGTGRSFSTGSGNFTRGGPIFRGSSG is encoded by the coding sequence ATGGGGGCCACAGAATTTGAGGGTACGCTAGACCCAGAGATTGCTGAAAGATGGTGGGAAAAAGTTGAAGATGTGATGAATTTGGTAGATTGCACTCCAGAGAATCGACTTAAGcatgttgtttctttgttcgtgGGTAATGCCTTGTTTTGGTGGAGGTCTGTAAAGAGGGGATATGAGCCAAGAGAAATAACTTGGGCTGAGTTTCAGAAAgagtttgatgataaatacagACCCAAGATGTATCGAGACAAGAAGAGGATGGAGTTTCTGAATTTGGTGCAAGGGGATGATCAGACGGTGGCAGAATATGAACTTCGTTTTGCGGCATTAGCCAAGTATGCACCAGAAGCAATAGCGACGCAGGAGGATCGTTGTTACCGTTTTGAGCAAGGGCTACGACCGGAGATCAGAAGAGGCCTCGTAGtcagaattacaaattttaaaactcttgtTGAATCAGCAGTCCGGATGGAAGAAGCAGTAATGGAGGACAAGAAGAAGggggaagagaagaggaaatcgAGGTATACAATGGGGGAGTCGAGTAGGTTGACCAAAAGGGGAACCGGTCGCTCATTCTCTACGGGAAGTGGAAATTTTACACGTGGTGGTCCCATTTTTCGAGGAAGTAGTGGATAG